Proteins encoded by one window of Thermobaculum terrenum ATCC BAA-798:
- the tgt gene encoding tRNA guanosine(34) transglycosylase Tgt has translation MDIDHTQFSFEVQATDGLARAGILTTPHGDIKTPVFMPVGTQATVKAMKPEDVDALGAQIVLSNTYHLYLRPGVEIVAKAGGLHKFMRWPKPILTDSGGFQVFSLASRREVLDEGVRFRSHIDGSEHLFTPENVIKYQEFLGADIIMAFDECAPYPADKSYVKEAMERTHRWLERCIASKTRPDQALFGIVQGGIWLDLREESALFVSSMDLPGYGIGGLSVGEDKEQMLEALSVVTAILPMDKPRYLMGVGSPEDLLNGIALGVDMFDCVLPTRNARNGALLVPTGRLNIRNAQFKEDFTPIQEDCDCYTCSNFTRAYLHHLFRAEELLAYTLATTHNLRFLVRLMDGAREAILKGEFEDYRQQFLAGFQPPDPEARKLNRERRFAGLLEETK, from the coding sequence CAGATGGGCTTGCAAGAGCTGGAATATTGACTACTCCTCACGGGGACATAAAAACTCCAGTATTCATGCCCGTAGGTACCCAAGCAACCGTCAAGGCTATGAAGCCTGAAGATGTAGATGCACTTGGGGCTCAGATAGTACTCTCCAATACCTATCATCTCTACCTTCGTCCCGGTGTAGAGATAGTGGCAAAGGCGGGTGGACTACACAAGTTCATGCGTTGGCCCAAGCCTATACTTACAGATAGTGGAGGATTTCAGGTATTTAGCCTGGCTTCTCGAAGAGAGGTACTAGATGAGGGGGTGCGATTTCGTAGCCATATTGATGGGAGCGAGCATCTATTTACACCTGAGAACGTGATTAAGTACCAAGAATTTTTGGGTGCAGATATTATCATGGCCTTCGATGAGTGTGCTCCTTATCCTGCAGATAAGAGCTATGTCAAAGAAGCCATGGAGAGAACTCATAGGTGGCTCGAAAGGTGCATAGCTTCTAAAACACGGCCTGATCAGGCTTTATTTGGAATAGTCCAGGGAGGTATATGGCTTGATCTTCGGGAAGAAAGTGCTCTCTTTGTCTCCTCCATGGATCTTCCGGGCTACGGAATAGGTGGCCTTAGCGTTGGTGAAGATAAGGAGCAAATGCTTGAAGCTCTTTCAGTAGTGACAGCTATACTTCCAATGGACAAGCCTCGTTATCTAATGGGGGTGGGATCTCCAGAGGACCTACTGAATGGTATTGCTCTCGGTGTAGACATGTTTGACTGCGTTTTGCCTACACGTAATGCGCGTAATGGCGCCCTTCTCGTGCCAACTGGTAGGTTGAATATCAGGAATGCGCAATTTAAAGAGGATTTCACACCTATACAAGAGGATTGTGATTGCTATACCTGCAGTAACTTTACGCGTGCGTATCTTCATCACCTCTTTAGAGCCGAAGAGCTGCTAGCTTACACCCTAGCTACTACCCATAACCTTAGATTCCTTGTCAGATTGATGGATGGAGCCAGAGAGGCCATCCTAAAGGGCGAGTTTGAGGATTATAGACAGCAGTTCCTAGCTGGATTTCAACCACCAGATCCTGAGGCAAGAAAGCTCAATCGTGAAAGGCGCTTTGCCGGATTGCTTGAGGAAACTAAGTAG
- a CDS encoding holo-ACP synthase, with amino-acid sequence MKDIESYCIPYCGIDIVEVPRIAAALERWGERFLNRVYTARERDLYSHKLLSLAARFAAKEAVMKALGTGMRGVGWKEIEVVPDHRGKPVLHLYGRALNRAKELGIQSWDISLTHSRDTAIASVVAIALKTVEE; translated from the coding sequence GTGAAAGATATTGAGAGTTACTGTATTCCATATTGCGGCATTGATATAGTAGAGGTCCCTCGTATAGCAGCAGCGTTGGAGCGTTGGGGAGAAAGGTTTTTGAATAGAGTATATACTGCTAGGGAAAGGGATCTGTATTCGCATAAGCTGTTGTCACTTGCTGCTAGGTTTGCTGCTAAGGAGGCAGTTATGAAGGCTTTGGGAACCGGGATGCGTGGGGTGGGGTGGAAGGAGATAGAAGTTGTACCGGACCATAGAGGTAAGCCTGTGCTGCATCTTTACGGTAGAGCTTTGAATAGAGCAAAGGAGCTTGGAATACAAAGCTGGGATATAAGTCTCACTCATTCTCGCGATACAGCAATAGCAAGCGTTGTGGCTATAGCTCTAAAAACAGTCGAGGAGTAG
- a CDS encoding NAD(P)H-hydrate dehydratase — translation MIPVVTADQMRSIEELAFKSGETVESLSQRAAESIADEILRLIREELLHPPVAVVAGPGNNGLDAIKTANILANSGISVKVFSWKRQESNSQQAELEDVLDESRTILDGIFGIGLSRNVEGEAAQIIERLNSFRSEADARTVSIDIPSGLHSDNGKVMGASIVADYTVTLGYPKSGLYTGKGPESAGVIVHKPLGFTIPEDFSPLAWGFTQNEYEVKFPERKVGSHKNDNGRLIVLGGSLKYPGAPVLAARAAARAGAGYVTVAFPRSLYYTITSHLNQETVWPLPEAEPFTLGPASVEEAREAASTYKALVVGNGVGREEATIDFVLELLGLPGPEQRRAIGFRPSPNLPKKNDKHQIPPTVVDGDGLFALASQDSWWVSTPQVQILTPHPGEMARLVNKSVSEVESDRFGISVSSSKEWGKVVLLKGAYPLIAKPDGEVYLLIESHPEVSSAGTGDVLAGLCGFFLSLGYPAADAAQAALVLGSRAASIASETVSKNCVGATDLIDALPAARMSL, via the coding sequence GTGATACCCGTTGTAACTGCAGATCAGATGAGATCTATAGAGGAACTGGCTTTCAAGTCTGGAGAAACCGTAGAGTCTCTCAGCCAAAGAGCTGCGGAATCTATAGCTGATGAGATTCTCAGGCTTATAAGGGAAGAGCTATTACACCCTCCCGTGGCTGTCGTTGCTGGGCCAGGGAATAATGGATTGGACGCTATCAAGACCGCAAACATACTTGCTAATTCTGGGATTAGTGTCAAAGTCTTTTCTTGGAAGAGGCAGGAAAGTAATTCCCAGCAAGCAGAACTTGAAGATGTGCTTGATGAATCAAGAACCATACTAGATGGCATTTTTGGTATCGGCCTTTCCAGAAACGTAGAGGGTGAGGCTGCACAGATTATTGAAAGATTGAACTCATTCAGGTCTGAGGCAGATGCTAGGACTGTCTCTATTGACATTCCCAGCGGCTTACATTCAGATAATGGTAAGGTTATGGGAGCGTCCATTGTTGCAGACTATACAGTTACTCTTGGCTATCCCAAAAGCGGACTCTATACGGGGAAAGGCCCAGAGTCCGCGGGAGTTATCGTCCATAAGCCTTTAGGATTTACTATTCCCGAAGACTTCAGCCCATTAGCTTGGGGCTTTACCCAGAATGAGTACGAAGTTAAGTTTCCAGAGAGAAAGGTAGGGTCACACAAGAACGATAACGGGCGCCTAATAGTTCTGGGTGGAAGCCTAAAGTATCCTGGTGCCCCAGTTCTTGCAGCTAGAGCGGCGGCGAGAGCAGGGGCCGGCTATGTGACGGTAGCTTTCCCGAGGTCGCTTTACTACACAATAACCTCCCATCTCAATCAAGAGACCGTTTGGCCACTACCTGAAGCTGAACCCTTCACCTTAGGCCCAGCATCTGTGGAGGAAGCGCGTGAGGCAGCTTCTACCTATAAGGCATTAGTGGTTGGTAATGGTGTCGGTAGAGAGGAGGCAACAATAGACTTCGTCTTGGAACTTTTAGGATTACCCGGGCCTGAGCAACGCCGCGCCATAGGTTTTAGGCCTTCTCCTAACTTGCCGAAGAAGAACGATAAGCATCAGATTCCTCCTACGGTGGTTGACGGCGATGGTCTATTTGCCTTAGCCTCTCAAGATAGCTGGTGGGTATCCACGCCTCAGGTCCAGATCCTTACACCTCATCCCGGGGAGATGGCGCGACTTGTAAATAAGTCTGTTTCTGAAGTCGAGTCTGATAGATTTGGGATCTCAGTATCTTCTTCTAAAGAGTGGGGCAAGGTAGTGCTTTTGAAGGGGGCTTATCCATTGATTGCAAAACCTGATGGTGAAGTGTATCTGCTAATCGAATCGCATCCAGAGGTATCAAGCGCAGGTACTGGAGACGTGTTAGCAGGACTATGTGGCTTCTTCCTTTCCTTAGGATATCCTGCTGCGGATGCAGCTCAAGCCGCGCTAGTGTTAGGATCTAGAGCGGCTAGCATAGCGAGCGAAACAGTTTCTAAAAATTGTGTTGGGGCTACGGACTTGATAGATGCTCTTCCTGCTGCAAGAATGTCTTTGTAA
- the alr gene encoding alanine racemase, whose product MLAERVKVATGPTWVEVDLNAIRHNLRLYLDKCPGSKVIAVVKGDAYGHGIIEISKTVLDAGAWGLGVARVSEGLLLRSSGIDAPIIVLGYSSEQEIKQAVASDLAISVSTEKMLDWILATAREVGRIPRIHLEVDTGMRRLGVKFEDAAQIVHYIHGTNSVYLEGIFTHFASADDPEGFLFKRQLSMFQDLIHLIRERGEVPPIVHAANSAAALYAPESHFDAVRIGIGLYGVQPLQFKTYPLRPAMALRSVVARVLDVHAGEGVSYGHTYVAKESHRAAVIPCGYADGYPRILSNKGEVIVSGIRCPVIGRVCMDNLIVKLPEGVDARVGDAVTLIGSQGSEAVDAGYLARLAGTIPYEILCGIGRRPEKIYIN is encoded by the coding sequence ATGCTAGCCGAGAGAGTTAAGGTGGCAACAGGGCCCACATGGGTAGAGGTAGATTTGAACGCTATAAGGCATAATCTTAGGCTCTACCTGGATAAATGCCCAGGGTCGAAAGTTATCGCCGTGGTCAAGGGCGATGCCTATGGGCATGGGATTATAGAAATCTCAAAGACCGTACTAGATGCTGGTGCATGGGGGCTCGGAGTTGCACGAGTCAGCGAAGGACTGTTGCTAAGATCTAGTGGCATAGATGCTCCCATAATAGTTTTGGGTTATTCCAGCGAGCAAGAGATAAAGCAGGCTGTAGCTTCAGACCTTGCTATCAGTGTATCCACCGAGAAAATGCTTGATTGGATCCTGGCAACTGCTAGGGAGGTAGGCAGGATCCCACGCATTCATCTTGAGGTAGATACCGGTATGCGTCGGCTGGGGGTCAAGTTTGAAGATGCTGCCCAAATAGTTCACTATATCCACGGCACGAATAGTGTCTACCTGGAAGGCATCTTCACCCACTTCGCTAGCGCCGATGATCCTGAGGGGTTTTTGTTCAAGCGACAACTTAGTATGTTTCAAGACCTTATACACCTTATCAGAGAGAGAGGTGAGGTCCCTCCCATAGTGCATGCTGCCAACAGTGCAGCGGCTCTCTACGCTCCAGAGAGCCACTTTGATGCCGTCAGGATTGGTATTGGACTGTACGGTGTTCAACCCCTGCAATTCAAGACTTATCCTCTTAGACCTGCTATGGCTCTCCGCTCGGTAGTTGCCAGAGTGCTTGACGTACATGCAGGTGAAGGGGTAAGCTACGGACATACGTATGTTGCCAAGGAAAGTCATAGGGCAGCAGTCATACCTTGTGGTTATGCTGATGGCTACCCAAGGATTCTAAGCAACAAAGGAGAAGTTATCGTAAGTGGTATAAGATGCCCAGTTATAGGTAGAGTCTGTATGGATAACCTTATAGTGAAACTACCTGAGGGGGTTGATGCTAGAGTTGGGGACGCAGTAACGCTCATCGGGAGCCAAGGGAGCGAGGCCGTTGATGCAGGCTACTTGGCAAGACTTGCAGGAACTATACCTTATGAGATCCTTTGTGGGATAGGTCGAAGGCCAGAGAAGATATATATAAATTGA
- a CDS encoding bactofilin family protein, translating into MLRRRDLKGTEEGNQQQTSQTEAQNQETTQQSQTQSASSNISPSGLSWRPMRQTNEDWRPQRAGTPTGDESVIGPDDFFSGNYKSERGVRVQGRVEGSIESKGHIFIEEQAQVNADLVAEDITVAGRYNGKVECRRRFEITPTGIVTGEINTDLLVVQEGGYFDGKLKMKDRSGRVAQAQKQQAQGAVQRQGQKADDQSPAQV; encoded by the coding sequence ATGCTTCGACGTAGAGATCTAAAGGGTACTGAGGAAGGTAACCAGCAGCAAACTTCACAGACTGAAGCCCAGAACCAGGAAACCACCCAGCAGTCTCAGACTCAGTCAGCATCTTCGAATATTAGTCCCAGTGGACTCTCTTGGCGTCCGATGAGACAGACCAACGAGGATTGGCGTCCTCAACGTGCTGGTACCCCTACAGGTGATGAAAGCGTCATTGGCCCTGATGACTTCTTCAGTGGCAACTACAAGTCTGAGAGGGGAGTAAGAGTCCAAGGTAGAGTAGAAGGTTCTATAGAATCCAAGGGACATATATTCATAGAAGAGCAAGCCCAGGTCAACGCCGATCTGGTTGCGGAAGATATAACAGTTGCCGGAAGATACAATGGTAAGGTTGAATGCAGACGTCGTTTCGAGATCACCCCAACAGGTATAGTAACTGGCGAAATAAATACCGACCTTCTAGTAGTGCAAGAGGGCGGATACTTTGATGGTAAGCTGAAGATGAAGGATAGATCAGGTCGTGTGGCTCAGGCCCAGAAGCAACAGGCTCAAGGCGCTGTTCAGAGGCAGGGCCAGAAAGCAGATGACCAGTCTCCGGCGCAAGTTTAG
- a CDS encoding spermidine synthase, with amino-acid sequence MKNSRDLLLPFVVFTAGATVMATEMGASRLLAPYFGDSLIIWANLIGMILIYLTLGYALGGRFADRYPYKSGLYKLTAWSGFLIILIPILSRPLLRWSTEGFAELSAGIFFGSLFSILLLFALPVTMLGAVSPYAMRVKIESVSEAGHTAGYLYAISTLGSIFGTFVPVLLLQPWIGTTRSIWIFGFVLLAVSLLGLAKELGRRSIPYAVMLALSIFLMVLFDTSRIKAAEMGQLLYEGESMYNYIQVVRDDNGWVDLILNEGHATHSRYNPNQILTGGPWDYFMLAPLFRPEGLDTPVRDALMIGLAAGTMPRQYSIVYPNTHIDGVEIDGRIVEVGRKYFDMNEPQLNVIVDDGRYFLRRTDKKYDIIAIDAYRQPYIPFHLTTHEFFEEVRQHLKPNGIVVINAGRAPGDYRLVNALASTMKSVYPNVFAIDTAAYLNTLIYATNEPMTIQQFWNNAEKVRDPYLTTILEWVRSSGNIRELSMTERPFTDDWAPVERVIDQMIYKYAITQGKE; translated from the coding sequence ATGAAGAACAGTAGAGATTTGTTATTACCTTTTGTTGTCTTCACAGCAGGCGCGACTGTCATGGCAACTGAGATGGGGGCTTCGCGCCTGCTTGCGCCATATTTCGGTGACTCACTGATAATCTGGGCTAATCTTATAGGCATGATCCTCATATATTTGACCCTAGGTTATGCTCTGGGTGGAAGGTTCGCCGATAGGTATCCTTACAAGTCAGGCCTTTATAAACTCACAGCTTGGTCTGGTTTTCTAATCATACTTATCCCTATATTATCTCGTCCCCTGCTAAGGTGGTCTACTGAGGGATTTGCCGAACTGTCTGCAGGTATATTCTTCGGATCTTTATTTTCCATACTTCTATTGTTTGCACTGCCGGTTACTATGCTAGGGGCAGTTTCTCCTTACGCAATGAGAGTTAAGATAGAGTCGGTATCAGAAGCCGGACACACCGCTGGCTACCTATATGCAATTAGTACCTTGGGATCTATCTTTGGTACTTTTGTACCTGTACTTCTCTTGCAGCCTTGGATTGGCACCACAAGGTCCATATGGATATTTGGGTTCGTTCTACTAGCAGTTTCCTTACTTGGCTTGGCTAAGGAGTTGGGTAGGAGGTCTATCCCCTACGCAGTCATGCTTGCTCTTTCTATTTTTTTGATGGTTCTCTTCGACACTAGCAGGATAAAGGCTGCTGAGATGGGCCAGCTCCTCTACGAAGGGGAGTCAATGTACAACTATATACAAGTTGTAAGAGATGATAATGGTTGGGTCGATTTGATCCTCAACGAAGGACACGCTACTCACTCTAGATACAACCCTAACCAGATACTGACTGGTGGTCCCTGGGATTACTTCATGCTTGCCCCTCTCTTCAGACCTGAAGGTTTGGATACGCCCGTACGCGATGCCTTAATGATAGGTCTCGCTGCTGGGACCATGCCCAGGCAATACTCGATTGTCTATCCCAATACACACATAGATGGCGTGGAAATAGACGGTCGTATTGTGGAAGTTGGACGCAAGTATTTTGATATGAATGAACCTCAGCTCAATGTAATAGTTGATGACGGGAGATATTTCCTTAGGCGTACAGATAAGAAATATGACATAATTGCAATTGACGCATATAGGCAGCCTTACATCCCCTTCCACCTCACCACTCATGAATTTTTTGAGGAAGTTAGACAGCACCTCAAGCCCAATGGCATAGTGGTTATAAATGCTGGTAGAGCCCCAGGGGATTACAGATTGGTAAATGCATTGGCCAGCACTATGAAGTCGGTTTACCCGAACGTTTTTGCAATCGACACAGCTGCGTATCTAAACACTCTGATATACGCAACCAACGAGCCTATGACTATTCAGCAGTTCTGGAATAATGCCGAAAAGGTGAGGGATCCTTACCTTACTACTATTCTTGAATGGGTAAGATCTAGTGGAAATATCCGAGAATTATCCATGACGGAGAGACCATTTACCGATGACTGGGCTCCGGTTGAACGTGTTATAGACCAGATGATATACAAGTATGCTATAACTCAGGGTAAGGAATGA
- a CDS encoding AEC family transporter has translation MPVFIIVLAGMVAARCGVMHAQSLARLSLYVLSPALVFSSLVNTSVTLSNILRIGLSLLILAIFTYLLGTLVCELLGVEPYTKSSYLLSTILMNSGNFGLPVILFAFGDEGLAVASIYFVIQSLLTNTLGVYIASRGMADPKSALMNTFKLPTLYAIVVALPFLIFHFPLPQVVNRPIDLLGSAAIPILLLMLGAQLRLRLKAIISPLFVAALITRLVISPLIAYMIGRVMGLEGLILQVFVVESAMPTAVNTIMLATVFKSDTDFLSNVIAFSTLVSMISLTLLISLLGATG, from the coding sequence GTGCCTGTTTTTATTATAGTGCTTGCGGGGATGGTGGCTGCTCGTTGTGGGGTTATGCACGCTCAATCCCTTGCAAGACTGTCTCTGTATGTTCTTAGCCCCGCCCTAGTGTTTAGTAGCCTGGTTAACACATCGGTTACCCTATCGAACATCCTAAGAATAGGTCTATCTCTGTTGATACTTGCTATCTTCACTTATCTATTGGGTACTTTAGTTTGTGAATTATTGGGTGTTGAGCCCTACACCAAGTCTAGCTACCTTTTATCTACGATTCTGATGAATTCTGGTAACTTTGGATTACCGGTGATCCTATTTGCTTTTGGTGATGAGGGATTGGCAGTAGCGTCGATCTATTTCGTTATTCAGTCCCTGCTTACTAATACCTTGGGGGTCTATATTGCCTCTAGGGGGATGGCAGACCCAAAATCCGCTTTGATGAACACGTTCAAGCTACCGACATTATATGCCATAGTTGTAGCTTTACCCTTTCTGATCTTTCATTTCCCTTTGCCGCAAGTAGTTAATAGGCCAATAGATCTACTAGGTAGTGCTGCAATACCTATATTGCTTCTAATGTTAGGTGCTCAGCTTAGGTTGCGTCTAAAGGCTATAATCTCTCCATTGTTTGTAGCTGCGTTGATTACACGCTTAGTAATCTCTCCTCTGATAGCCTACATGATAGGACGTGTAATGGGGCTTGAAGGCTTGATTTTACAAGTCTTTGTGGTGGAATCTGCCATGCCTACCGCTGTAAATACAATCATGCTAGCAACGGTCTTTAAGTCAGATACCGACTTTCTTTCGAACGTCATAGCGTTTTCTACACTGGTCAGTATGATAAGCTTGACCCTACTTATATCACTATTAGGAGCTACAGGGTAA
- the pgeF gene encoding peptidoglycan editing factor PgeF, which produces MIDIIPFAGIASEELICGITPPTDGATNSIDMSSDESVARLREYLNLQDSWCLAWLHQVHGDSVICIEDQPHAELMVFEGDALVTGHERVLLITRHADCPPLLLWDQEGGVVGIVHAGRRSTFSGIAHEAITAMVDLGANVEHIVASIGPGIKSCCYEVGEEVYYSLEEDLRPMTFELRRGKIYCDLYRLLSYQLLEAGVRNVFGIRESECTCCGPRNLHSYRRDGTTMRFAAFVGRRA; this is translated from the coding sequence GTGATAGATATAATCCCGTTTGCTGGAATAGCATCTGAAGAACTTATATGCGGTATAACACCACCCACTGACGGCGCAACCAATTCAATTGATATGTCTTCTGATGAGTCTGTAGCTAGACTGCGTGAATATCTAAATCTGCAAGATAGTTGGTGCTTAGCATGGCTTCACCAGGTACATGGAGACTCGGTTATCTGTATAGAGGACCAACCTCATGCTGAGCTTATGGTTTTCGAGGGGGATGCGCTGGTAACTGGTCATGAGCGAGTTCTGCTAATAACGCGTCATGCTGACTGCCCCCCATTGCTTCTTTGGGACCAGGAAGGTGGGGTAGTTGGAATCGTGCATGCAGGTAGGCGTAGTACTTTCTCGGGTATAGCTCACGAAGCTATAACTGCTATGGTTGACCTTGGGGCTAATGTAGAGCATATAGTCGCTTCCATCGGTCCTGGAATAAAGTCCTGTTGTTACGAAGTTGGTGAAGAGGTATATTACTCGCTTGAAGAAGATCTGAGACCTATGACCTTTGAGTTGCGGCGTGGAAAGATCTACTGTGATCTATATCGACTGCTGAGCTATCAGCTACTTGAAGCAGGTGTTAGAAACGTGTTTGGAATAAGAGAATCAGAATGTACTTGCTGTGGACCAAGAAACCTTCACAGCTATCGTCGAGATGGCACTACTATGCGATTTGCAGCTTTTGTGGGTAGAAGGGCATGA
- a CDS encoding YggS family pyridoxal phosphate-dependent enzyme — MKDIDVYRNALEVIEKCRDRAIASGRTPDAVTIIAAAKTFPVEHVLPALEAGIRDVGENRVQEAEAKWSDHYIRNAIRLHMIGTLQKNKVKKAINLFDIIHSCSSVELGLRISNYSQDKLFPILLEVNLANEPSKTGFPASELVPAVEQLGQVPNLKLLGLMAIPPYSPDPEQSRPYFAQLRRLSDDLCSRYDFFGPELSMGMSEDYLVAIEEGATMVRIGRAIFGPRS, encoded by the coding sequence ATGAAGGATATAGATGTGTACAGAAACGCTCTAGAAGTTATAGAGAAGTGCAGAGATCGCGCGATTGCTAGTGGTCGCACACCAGATGCTGTGACAATAATCGCTGCAGCCAAAACTTTTCCTGTCGAGCATGTGCTACCTGCCCTCGAGGCTGGAATACGTGATGTAGGTGAAAACAGGGTGCAGGAAGCTGAAGCTAAGTGGTCAGATCACTATATTAGAAACGCCATTAGGTTACACATGATAGGCACTCTACAGAAAAACAAGGTCAAGAAGGCAATTAATCTATTTGACATCATACATTCCTGCAGTTCGGTAGAACTGGGACTCCGGATTTCGAACTACTCACAAGATAAATTATTTCCAATTCTCCTCGAGGTTAACTTAGCCAATGAACCTTCTAAGACTGGTTTTCCAGCCTCAGAACTTGTACCCGCAGTAGAACAGTTGGGACAGGTACCTAATCTTAAGTTGCTGGGCTTGATGGCTATACCTCCATACTCACCTGATCCAGAACAGTCCAGGCCTTATTTTGCTCAGCTTAGGCGGCTGAGCGATGACCTATGCTCAAGATATGATTTTTTCGGTCCTGAGCTTTCTATGGGTATGTCCGAAGATTATCTAGTAGCTATAGAAGAGGGAGCTACTATGGTCAGGATAGGTAGAGCTATATTCGGCCCAAGAAGTTAG
- a CDS encoding ParB/RepB/Spo0J family partition protein, protein MSNKRARITPENAQATFTSLRSIIMPVSDDDPGLPTSQVVEVEIERIRPNPAQPRSQTSSGFSKSSIEELAENIKEHGLLQPILVKDTGRFYQIVAGERRYRACQLLGMEKIPVRIIEPKDEQEELMISLAENLQRKNLGALEEARVFRTLIHKFGLSYRDLARLSGRSVAHVHGRLQLLEHDDIRQAVEQKQIGIADAIQLARIPDDTQRKELLTAVKEGSLKGSSLHRQVQIFLGEISSDTESSDENEKQRGFEPNNLQMALSIIDSLPEEISEDDKKLLYTIASKAAAKLNMRLVAVPTIGANPQKEKEEHEIDPSEMRKIVSRTKEFRNERGYSIVNLITVYWMSMERRGYTFSPGEWKAIPQGDGSYLVTFTYKIDNEPKIMEWVYLSNGQVRPANDEAALLMG, encoded by the coding sequence ATGAGTAATAAGAGAGCAAGAATAACCCCTGAAAACGCCCAAGCTACGTTCACATCGCTGCGATCTATAATAATGCCGGTATCAGATGATGATCCTGGCCTACCAACATCTCAGGTAGTCGAAGTAGAAATCGAAAGAATAAGACCTAACCCTGCGCAGCCCCGCAGTCAAACTTCCAGTGGCTTCTCCAAATCTAGCATCGAAGAGCTTGCTGAGAATATAAAGGAGCATGGACTACTCCAACCAATACTCGTCAAGGACACAGGGCGTTTTTACCAGATAGTTGCAGGCGAGCGCAGATACAGAGCATGCCAGCTTCTTGGCATGGAGAAGATACCTGTAAGGATCATAGAACCCAAAGACGAGCAAGAAGAGCTTATGATATCTCTTGCCGAGAACCTACAGCGCAAAAACCTTGGCGCACTCGAAGAGGCAAGAGTATTTAGAACCCTTATACACAAATTTGGCCTCAGCTACAGGGACCTAGCCAGGCTGTCTGGGAGAAGCGTAGCGCATGTTCATGGAAGGCTACAGCTGCTTGAACACGACGATATACGTCAAGCTGTAGAGCAGAAGCAGATCGGTATAGCAGATGCTATCCAATTGGCTAGAATACCAGACGATACCCAGCGTAAAGAGCTACTTACCGCAGTCAAAGAGGGCTCACTCAAGGGCAGCTCTTTACACAGGCAAGTTCAGATATTCCTTGGAGAGATATCCTCAGATACTGAAAGCTCTGATGAAAATGAGAAGCAAAGAGGGTTTGAACCTAATAACCTACAGATGGCTTTAAGTATCATAGACTCGCTCCCCGAAGAGATCAGCGAAGACGACAAAAAATTGCTTTATACCATAGCCTCAAAGGCGGCTGCCAAGCTGAACATGAGATTAGTAGCCGTACCTACCATAGGTGCCAATCCGCAGAAAGAAAAGGAAGAACATGAAATAGACCCATCAGAGATGAGGAAGATCGTATCACGCACCAAGGAGTTCAGGAACGAGAGAGGGTACTCTATAGTAAACCTGATAACCGTTTACTGGATGAGTATGGAGCGCAGAGGCTACACTTTCAGTCCGGGTGAGTGGAAGGCAATACCTCAGGGAGATGGGAGCTACCTAGTGACTTTCACCTATAAGATCGACAACGAACCTAAGATCATGGAGTGGGTATACCTCAGTAATGGTCAGGTAAGGCCGGCTAATGACGAAGCAGCCTTGCTAATGGGCTAA